From one Pigmentibacter ruber genomic stretch:
- a CDS encoding lysophospholipid acyltransferase family protein, with protein sequence MMTKLTNFFTIHRNLGIKVMTFAQKNSISSTKDHFQIFRAIYTWTNVVLLSIFFASLVLICFPFVYFFDRERHSLHWIAITWALTIGKMNPWWTFEIRGKENLATIGEPVVYVSNHQSQADILAIFMLSTRFRWLAKASLFKIPLFGWALSAVGYVPVVRTSKSSGEKSIKLSSMHLKRGTPMLFFPEGTRSKTGDLGEFKSGAFRLAKMLNVSIIPITISGCSDLLPKGSLCPKYSKVIIHVHDKIEPANLTATELMEKAKLTISSKL encoded by the coding sequence ATGATGACAAAACTGACTAACTTTTTTACTATTCACAGAAATTTAGGAATTAAAGTTATGACTTTTGCTCAAAAAAACTCAATATCTTCAACTAAAGATCATTTTCAAATATTTCGAGCGATTTATACTTGGACAAATGTAGTTTTACTTTCTATTTTTTTTGCATCTTTGGTATTAATCTGCTTTCCATTTGTTTATTTTTTTGATCGAGAAAGACATTCTCTGCACTGGATTGCCATAACTTGGGCCCTAACAATTGGTAAAATGAATCCTTGGTGGACATTTGAAATTAGAGGAAAAGAAAATTTAGCCACCATTGGTGAACCTGTAGTTTATGTCTCTAACCATCAAAGCCAAGCAGATATTTTAGCGATATTTATGCTTTCAACACGATTCAGATGGCTTGCAAAAGCATCATTATTTAAAATTCCTCTTTTTGGGTGGGCTTTATCTGCTGTTGGATATGTTCCTGTAGTAAGAACAAGTAAATCAAGTGGTGAGAAAAGTATAAAACTTTCATCCATGCATTTAAAAAGAGGGACACCAATGTTATTTTTTCCAGAAGGAACAAGAAGTAAAACTGGTGATTTGGGTGAATTTAAATCTGGAGCTTTTCGTTTAGCAAAAATGCTAAATGTATCAATTATCCCTATTACAATTTCAGGTTGTTCAGATTTACTTCCTAAAGGATCATTGTGTCCTAAATATTCAAAAGTAATTATACATGTGCACGACAAAATTGAGCCAGCAAATTTAACAGCTACAGAGCTAATGGAAAAAGCTAAATTAACAATTAGTTCAAAATTATAA
- a CDS encoding phosphopantothenoylcysteine decarboxylase domain-containing protein, giving the protein MNEGKLSKKNPIATKIVNSQHENNSHNSTLQDTQVLSKSSYLKDVRLTIVGGGGIAAIELPKLARELRRQGAIVQFFVTENCLKFIGLDSLRWASQEEVIIHPTGLAEHICTADAVIVTPATADLISKSANGICSDGATTLIQSALGLKKTIIFCPTMHESLGFSPIIEKNKEKLSKLEAVYFTEPRKEEGKDKLPSVDELTINICHIINKRRFFYNNEKNILITLGGTRAMLDPVRCITNLSTGSLGIEVAKTFYAMGTHPTILAANTNKEIPNFDSENTIHLPDYNDMYDYIKELKVSKYDAFINLVAGSDFLPKSISHSKISSKSENLRIDFIRAKKIIDLEHLKKIPFKIAAKLTSENEKEGIQIAKELLTNKNLNAVLYSNSSTTWNKKKEHSGVLITKTNGHISETGVKGKKEMANQFYASFKKFYDDKTD; this is encoded by the coding sequence ATGAACGAAGGCAAATTATCAAAAAAAAATCCGATAGCAACTAAAATAGTTAACTCACAGCATGAAAATAATTCACATAATTCCACTCTTCAAGATACTCAAGTTTTAAGCAAATCTTCTTATTTAAAAGATGTCCGATTAACTATCGTCGGTGGTGGCGGCATAGCTGCCATAGAGCTTCCGAAACTAGCAAGAGAATTGAGAAGACAAGGTGCAATTGTACAATTTTTTGTAACTGAAAATTGTTTAAAATTTATTGGTTTAGATAGCTTACGATGGGCAAGCCAAGAAGAAGTAATCATTCATCCAACTGGGCTTGCAGAACACATTTGCACAGCAGATGCTGTCATAGTTACTCCTGCAACTGCTGATTTAATTTCAAAATCTGCAAATGGAATTTGTTCTGATGGGGCAACTACTTTAATTCAAAGTGCGCTAGGATTAAAAAAGACAATTATTTTCTGTCCGACAATGCACGAAAGTTTAGGTTTTTCTCCAATAATTGAAAAAAATAAAGAAAAACTTTCAAAATTAGAAGCTGTCTATTTTACTGAACCAAGAAAAGAAGAAGGCAAAGATAAGCTTCCATCTGTTGATGAATTAACAATTAATATTTGCCACATAATTAATAAAAGAAGATTCTTTTATAATAATGAAAAAAATATACTAATTACTTTAGGTGGAACGAGAGCTATGCTTGATCCTGTGCGTTGCATAACTAACCTGTCTACAGGCTCGCTTGGTATAGAAGTCGCTAAAACATTTTATGCTATGGGAACACATCCTACAATTTTGGCAGCTAATACAAACAAAGAAATTCCAAATTTTGACTCTGAGAATACCATTCATCTTCCAGACTACAATGATATGTATGATTATATTAAAGAATTAAAAGTATCGAAATATGATGCTTTTATAAACCTTGTTGCAGGTTCTGATTTCTTACCAAAATCAATTTCACATTCAAAAATTTCTAGTAAAAGTGAAAACCTAAGAATTGATTTCATCAGAGCAAAAAAAATTATAGATCTTGAGCATTTAAAAAAAATACCCTTTAAAATTGCAGCCAAACTTACATCTGAAAATGAAAAAGAAGGCATTCAAATTGCTAAAGAACTTTTAACTAACAAAAACTTAAATGCAGTTTTATACAGTAATTCAAGTACAACTTGGAATAAGAAGAAAGAACACTCTGGAGTTCTTATAACAAAGACAAATGGACATATCTCTGAAACAGGTGTAAAGGGGAAAAAAGAAATGGCAAATCAGTTTTATGCATCATTTAAGAAATTTTATGATGACAAAACTGACTAA
- the speE gene encoding polyamine aminopropyltransferase — translation MFSKKIPHALESDSDTTSPLDLWYQERHNDEVSFGLHVKKVLHSVQSPFQRVDVFESTGFGRILTLDGLMMCSDRDEFVYHEMISHVPLLVHPNPKRVLVIGGGDGGTLREVLRHDCVQEAVLCEIDGEVVEAAKQFFPALAFGLNHPRAKVHIGDGVEFVKKSASAQFDIVIVDSTDPIGPGVGLFSGDFYKEVKRILTPGGIVMAQCESPWENKFDLAKVYGNLKEAFSSVYSMVGTIPSYPYGYWSWGFASDDLHPFENINFEKARAIEKGTKYYNVDIHKSAFALPNFLKQKLHGVVKNA, via the coding sequence ATGTTTTCTAAAAAAATACCACACGCTCTTGAGTCTGATTCTGACACAACTTCACCTTTAGACCTTTGGTACCAAGAACGTCATAACGATGAAGTTTCTTTTGGCTTACATGTGAAAAAAGTACTTCATTCCGTTCAAAGTCCTTTTCAAAGAGTTGATGTATTTGAATCTACGGGGTTTGGAAGAATATTAACACTAGATGGTCTTATGATGTGCTCCGACAGAGATGAGTTTGTTTATCATGAAATGATTTCTCATGTACCTTTATTAGTTCATCCTAATCCAAAAAGAGTTCTTGTCATTGGTGGAGGTGATGGAGGAACTCTGCGCGAAGTATTAAGGCATGACTGTGTTCAAGAGGCTGTGCTTTGTGAAATTGATGGCGAAGTTGTTGAAGCTGCAAAACAGTTCTTTCCAGCTCTAGCTTTTGGCCTGAACCATCCTAGAGCAAAAGTTCATATTGGTGATGGCGTTGAATTTGTTAAAAAAAGTGCCTCTGCACAATTTGATATAGTTATAGTAGATTCCACAGATCCAATAGGACCTGGTGTGGGATTATTTTCAGGTGATTTTTACAAAGAAGTAAAACGTATTTTAACTCCTGGTGGGATTGTGATGGCGCAATGTGAATCTCCTTGGGAAAATAAATTTGATTTGGCAAAAGTTTATGGGAATTTAAAAGAGGCATTTTCATCGGTCTACTCTATGGTAGGGACAATACCATCATATCCGTATGGTTATTGGTCTTGGGGATTTGCAAGCGACGATTTGCACCCATTTGAAAATATAAACTTTGAAAAAGCGCGTGCAATTGAAAAAGGGACAAAGTATTATAATGTGGATATACATAAAAGTGCTTTTGCATTACCTAATTTCCTAAAACAAAAATTGCATGGCGTTGTTAAAAATGCTTAA